The following proteins are co-located in the Frigidibacter mobilis genome:
- a CDS encoding VOC family protein: MGNPIRYLDDYSNHQLAGLMSTSLSQLSPDQIRARFSAAMSAMYRDEVPAYGTLLSLVADVNGEVLARDAGLAADLAATDQLQRISEERHGAIRLGTAAELATMRRLFAVMGMYPVGYYDLSEAGVPVHSTAFRPVGEAALRHNPFRVFTSLLRLDLIADPMLRAKAAEILARRTIFTPACLGLIGKAEAEGGLSEPDAERFVAEATKTFRWHPDALVSAELYHRLHGAHRLVADVVSFKGPHINHLTPRTLDIDAVQQRMPAAGITPKAVIEGPPRRNCPILLRQTSFKALQEAVTFPGETAVSGSHTARFGEIEARGIALTPKGRALYDRLLDEVRARIVPAADGSNAAEYVAVLEEVFTAFPDSWEDIRAEGLGYFEWSATGKPAIPGDAEALLAAGVLRCDPIVYEDFLPVSAAGIFQSNLGDSGIQEFVASPNQQMFEADLGAAVLDEFAHYAGIEAASLQVSLKALGRA; encoded by the coding sequence ATGGGAAATCCGATACGCTATCTGGATGACTACAGCAATCATCAGCTTGCAGGCCTCATGTCCACCAGCCTTTCCCAGCTTTCACCCGATCAGATCCGTGCCCGGTTTTCCGCGGCCATGTCGGCGATGTACCGTGACGAAGTGCCTGCCTATGGCACGCTCCTGTCTCTTGTGGCGGACGTGAACGGCGAGGTGCTGGCGCGCGATGCGGGGCTTGCCGCCGATCTTGCGGCGACGGATCAGCTTCAGCGCATTTCGGAGGAACGCCACGGCGCGATCCGCCTGGGAACGGCCGCCGAGCTGGCCACGATGCGGCGCCTGTTTGCGGTGATGGGCATGTACCCCGTCGGCTATTATGATCTGAGCGAGGCAGGCGTTCCGGTGCATTCCACCGCTTTTCGTCCGGTGGGCGAGGCGGCGCTGCGCCACAATCCCTTCCGCGTCTTCACCTCGCTGTTGCGCCTGGATCTGATCGCCGACCCAATGCTGCGGGCCAAGGCTGCAGAGATCCTCGCGCGCCGCACCATCTTTACCCCCGCCTGCCTCGGGCTGATCGGGAAGGCCGAGGCCGAGGGCGGCCTGTCCGAACCCGATGCCGAGCGTTTTGTGGCCGAGGCGACCAAGACCTTCCGGTGGCACCCTGACGCGCTGGTCTCGGCCGAGCTCTATCACCGACTGCACGGCGCGCACCGGCTGGTTGCGGATGTCGTGTCTTTCAAGGGGCCGCATATCAACCACCTGACGCCCCGCACGCTCGACATAGACGCGGTGCAGCAGCGGATGCCGGCGGCCGGCATCACGCCCAAAGCCGTGATCGAGGGGCCGCCCCGGCGCAACTGCCCGATCCTGCTGCGCCAGACCTCGTTCAAGGCGCTTCAGGAGGCGGTGACATTCCCGGGCGAGACGGCGGTCAGCGGCTCGCACACCGCCCGTTTCGGCGAGATCGAGGCGCGGGGCATCGCGCTGACCCCGAAGGGGCGCGCGCTCTACGACAGGCTGTTGGACGAGGTGCGTGCGCGCATCGTGCCGGCTGCGGATGGTTCCAACGCGGCAGAGTATGTTGCGGTGCTGGAAGAGGTGTTCACCGCCTTTCCCGACAGCTGGGAAGACATCCGCGCAGAGGGCCTTGGCTATTTCGAATGGTCCGCCACGGGAAAGCCCGCCATCCCCGGCGATGCCGAGGCGCTGCTGGCGGCGGGGGTGCTGCGCTGCGACCCCATCGTCTATGAAGACTTCCTGCCGGTTTCGGCAGCGGGCATCTTTCAGTCGAATCTTGGCGATTCCGGCATTCAGGAGTTTGTCGCCAGCCCCAACCAGCAGATGTTCGAGGCGGACCTGGGGGCGGCCGTGCTGGACGAATTTGCCCATTACGCCGGTATCGAGGCCGCCTCGCTGCAGGTCAGCCTGAAGGCGCTTGGCCGCGCATGA
- a CDS encoding LysR family transcriptional regulator, which translates to MKLSRSRVPDILSLQSFEAAARHGSFTRAAEELSLTQSAVSRQIKDLETQLGVALFERVRQRVVLSNAGARLLPDAARLLSQVEMLALRAAGSRDVKGQIAIATLPTFGSRWLVPRLTDFLAQHPGLQVTVTCRAEPFDLNEAGVNIAIHYGQPVWPRASCIYLCGETVVPVASPMLAREHADPILTAPLLHMDSRPMLWVEWLAANDETTTDGLRGHRFDQFTLLIEAAMAGLGVALVPTYLIERELREAALQIVRDAPLKTDAAYYVVLPNDRASDPACSAFLTWIRNSVGQ; encoded by the coding sequence ATGAAATTGAGTCGTAGCCGCGTCCCGGACATCCTGTCGCTGCAATCCTTCGAGGCTGCGGCGCGCCACGGCAGCTTCACGCGCGCCGCCGAAGAGCTGAGCCTGACGCAAAGCGCCGTCAGCCGACAGATCAAGGATCTGGAGACCCAACTTGGCGTCGCGCTATTCGAACGGGTGCGCCAGCGCGTGGTGCTGTCGAATGCCGGCGCGCGCCTGCTACCAGACGCCGCGCGCCTGCTGTCGCAGGTAGAGATGCTTGCCCTGCGTGCTGCCGGCTCCCGCGACGTGAAGGGGCAGATTGCCATCGCCACCTTGCCGACCTTCGGCAGCCGCTGGCTGGTGCCGCGCCTGACGGATTTCCTGGCTCAACACCCCGGATTGCAGGTCACGGTTACCTGCCGCGCGGAACCGTTTGACCTGAACGAGGCCGGCGTCAACATTGCGATCCATTATGGGCAGCCGGTCTGGCCCCGCGCGAGCTGCATCTATCTTTGCGGCGAGACCGTGGTACCGGTAGCCTCGCCGATGCTGGCCCGGGAGCACGCCGACCCGATCCTGACTGCCCCCCTGCTGCACATGGATTCGCGTCCGATGCTGTGGGTCGAATGGCTTGCCGCGAACGATGAAACCACGACCGACGGGCTGCGCGGCCACAGGTTCGACCAGTTCACGCTGTTGATCGAGGCGGCGATGGCCGGGCTGGGGGTTGCGCTGGTGCCGACCTACCTGATCGAGCGCGAATTGCGCGAGGCCGCCCTCCAGATCGTCCGCGATGCCCCGCTCAAGACCGACGCGGCCTATTACGTCGTGCTGCCGAATGACCGCGCTTCGGATCCCGCGTGCAGCGCGTTTCTGACCTGGATCAGAAACAGCGTGGGCCAGTAG
- a CDS encoding tripartite tricarboxylate transporter permease has translation MELLTNLGSGFAQAFTLTNLLYCFIGVTVGTFVGVLPGIGSMIAISLLLPMTFYLPPDAALVMLAGIYYGGEYGGSIASIMINLPGSASSAVTTLDGYQMTLKGRSAQALFLTAVASFVGGSIGIVILAVFSPVLADISLLFGPADYFSVMVLGLVAATCITQGSVLKSCGAVVIGILLGTVGTDVNTGVQRFTFGTFDLYDGISVVIIAMGLFGLPEIVANIGQPRHGPAKTSVRLRDMRPTRLDIRQSTGPVARGGLLGSLLGALPATGPTIASFLAYALEKRVSRHPERFGTGIVEGVTGPEAANNAAAQTAFIPTLTLGIPGSATMALILGALMIHGIPPGPRLMTEHADLFWALVASFWIGNVLLLVLNIPLVGVWIKLLSIPYRFLFPAVVCLTCVGVYSLKLSSFDVFLVLGICGLGYAMRLLRIDAAPLLMGLILGPMMEEYFRRAVLLSMGDLTVFLTEPISAGIIVTTVALLAWSAIKGGQIAKKLEHGG, from the coding sequence ATGGAACTGTTGACCAATCTTGGGTCTGGTTTTGCCCAGGCTTTTACGCTGACGAACCTGTTGTATTGCTTCATCGGCGTGACCGTCGGCACCTTCGTCGGGGTGTTGCCGGGCATCGGTTCGATGATCGCAATCTCCCTGCTGCTGCCGATGACGTTCTATCTGCCGCCGGATGCTGCGTTGGTCATGCTGGCGGGCATCTACTACGGCGGCGAGTATGGCGGATCGATCGCTTCCATCATGATAAACCTGCCGGGATCGGCCTCTAGCGCCGTCACCACGCTTGATGGCTACCAGATGACGCTGAAGGGGCGCTCGGCGCAGGCGTTGTTCCTGACTGCGGTTGCTTCCTTCGTCGGCGGCTCTATCGGGATCGTTATTCTGGCGGTCTTTTCTCCGGTCCTGGCGGACATCTCGCTGCTCTTCGGCCCCGCGGACTACTTCTCCGTGATGGTCCTGGGATTGGTTGCTGCAACCTGCATTACCCAAGGCTCTGTACTGAAAAGCTGCGGCGCTGTCGTCATCGGGATCTTGTTGGGAACCGTGGGCACGGATGTGAACACCGGCGTCCAGCGCTTCACCTTCGGCACCTTCGACCTGTATGACGGCATCAGTGTCGTCATCATCGCTATGGGGCTGTTCGGGCTGCCCGAGATCGTTGCCAATATCGGCCAGCCACGGCATGGCCCGGCAAAAACCTCTGTCAGATTGCGCGACATGCGTCCCACGCGACTGGATATCCGTCAGAGTACGGGCCCGGTTGCCCGCGGAGGGTTGCTCGGCTCGTTGCTCGGGGCGCTTCCCGCCACCGGCCCCACCATCGCGTCGTTCCTGGCCTATGCCCTGGAAAAGCGGGTCAGCCGTCATCCCGAACGCTTCGGCACCGGCATTGTCGAGGGGGTTACAGGCCCCGAAGCGGCGAACAACGCGGCCGCGCAGACGGCGTTCATCCCGACCTTGACGCTGGGCATTCCCGGCAGCGCCACGATGGCGCTGATCCTGGGCGCGCTGATGATCCACGGCATTCCGCCGGGGCCGCGCCTGATGACGGAACACGCCGATCTGTTCTGGGCCCTTGTCGCAAGCTTCTGGATCGGCAACGTCCTGCTGCTGGTGCTGAACATTCCGCTTGTGGGTGTCTGGATCAAGCTGTTGAGCATTCCCTACCGCTTTCTCTTTCCCGCAGTGGTTTGCTTGACATGCGTAGGTGTCTACAGCCTGAAGTTGTCCAGCTTCGATGTCTTCCTGGTTCTTGGCATCTGCGGCCTGGGGTATGCGATGCGACTGCTTAGGATCGATGCGGCCCCATTGCTCATGGGCCTCATCTTGGGCCCGATGATGGAAGAGTACTTCCGCCGTGCCGTGCTGCTCTCGATGGGCGATCTGACCGTCTTCCTGACCGAACCGATCAGCGCCGGCATAATCGTGACGACGGTCGCGCTCTTGGCCTGGTCGGCTATCAAGGGAGGGCAGATCGCCAAAAAGCTGGAACATGGAGGCTGA
- a CDS encoding tripartite tricarboxylate transporter TctB family protein yields the protein MKADLPGKFRSRDTVAGLGVAAIGSVFALGALRFGTGSLTEMGAGYFPFATGVITMLLGLAVFLGDLLKPSAPIPRPAVRAFLFVAASVVVFALTIDRLGLLPAVILCGTISALADPGTKLHEAVLLATALAGGIWLVFVQLLGMPIMAVMGV from the coding sequence GTGAAGGCCGATCTGCCAGGAAAATTCCGCTCTCGAGACACGGTTGCAGGCTTGGGTGTTGCCGCTATCGGTAGCGTTTTCGCACTGGGTGCGCTCCGATTCGGAACGGGCTCGCTGACTGAAATGGGGGCCGGTTATTTCCCGTTTGCAACAGGTGTAATCACCATGTTGCTCGGACTTGCCGTTTTTCTGGGCGATCTGCTAAAGCCCTCGGCCCCGATTCCGCGGCCGGCTGTGCGCGCATTCCTGTTCGTGGCGGCTAGCGTTGTGGTGTTTGCACTGACCATCGACCGTCTGGGCCTGCTGCCCGCGGTCATCTTGTGCGGCACGATCAGTGCCCTCGCGGATCCCGGCACCAAGCTGCACGAGGCGGTGCTGCTGGCCACCGCGCTTGCCGGGGGGATCTGGCTGGTTTTCGTGCAACTGCTGGGGATGCCGATCATGGCAGTGATGGGGGTCTGA
- a CDS encoding Bug family tripartite tricarboxylate transporter substrate binding protein, whose translation MLQKLLSGLTLTAMALMTSAATVRADDYPSKPPRIVVPYNAGGAVDYVGRVSAEGLSKLFDQNFVVENRPGASAAIGIQFVKNAPPDGYTFLFTSVTSNAITAAMEPGAGDYDLKTDLQPVGIVGQVPLVLVVGASVPATTVAELIDYAKSQGTPLAYASSGVGSTEHLGALAFAKAAGIELRHIPYTGGAPAMTDVVGGRVPLMVATLPTAQPQIEAGTIKALAVAVDERVQNLPDVPTASEAGLEGFTVASVYGLLAPAGIDTHVLATLRENLATMVASRDFSQKMLDRGIIPNALVSDDPDGAYAAEIDLWHDLVAQIEAE comes from the coding sequence ATGCTCCAGAAGCTTCTAAGCGGCCTTACCCTGACGGCTATGGCTTTGATGACATCCGCCGCGACTGTCCGCGCCGATGACTACCCCTCAAAACCGCCCCGGATCGTGGTTCCCTACAACGCAGGCGGTGCTGTCGACTACGTGGGAAGGGTCTCGGCGGAAGGTCTGTCGAAGCTCTTCGACCAGAACTTCGTGGTCGAGAATCGCCCCGGCGCGTCGGCAGCAATCGGGATCCAGTTCGTGAAGAACGCCCCACCCGACGGCTACACATTCCTGTTCACCTCGGTCACCAGCAACGCGATCACTGCGGCAATGGAGCCCGGGGCTGGCGATTATGATCTGAAGACCGATCTGCAGCCGGTGGGTATCGTCGGCCAGGTGCCGCTGGTTTTGGTCGTCGGTGCGTCGGTTCCTGCAACGACGGTAGCCGAGTTGATCGACTATGCGAAAAGCCAAGGCACACCGCTTGCCTATGCCTCCTCTGGCGTCGGTTCGACCGAGCACCTAGGCGCGCTGGCCTTTGCAAAGGCTGCGGGCATCGAACTGCGGCACATCCCCTACACCGGCGGCGCGCCCGCAATGACAGACGTTGTCGGCGGGCGCGTTCCCTTGATGGTCGCCACGCTGCCGACGGCACAGCCGCAGATCGAGGCAGGCACGATCAAGGCGCTGGCCGTGGCCGTGGATGAGCGCGTCCAGAACCTGCCCGATGTCCCGACAGCCTCCGAAGCCGGACTGGAAGGCTTCACTGTCGCGTCGGTCTACGGACTGCTGGCCCCAGCTGGAATCGACACTCACGTCTTGGCGACCCTGCGCGAAAATCTAGCAACGATGGTGGCGAGCCGGGACTTTTCCCAGAAGATGCTCGACCGCGGCATCATCCCGAACGCGCTTGTCAGCGACGACCCGGATGGAGCCTACGCCGCGGAAATCGACCTCTGGCATGATCTGGTCGCCCAGATCGAGGCCGAGTGA
- a CDS encoding AMP-binding protein: protein MRNSVPMDLVDSVLFRDTLARRAAEEPDATFLKFRDETYTIAQINASANRVANALLASGLRPGDRVGLMLPSHPDHIVAIFATMKAGLVRVPVNVHAKGPSLAHYFTAYDLSALIADESYRGQLGEAFAEVTSPRVIWRGTPDKESFEAIMAAASDEEPTAHFGPDDVLALTPSSGTTGAPKGVLKSDRTLRAGPLAVLQVTSARPGDVFLLWEPLHHGAGVAVVIAAVLGKITLAMVERFSASNFWSDVRRHSVTHIHYLGGVLPLLLKQPPSDRDRDHTVRIAWGGGCPPEIWKEVEERFGVTLREGYGLSELITFVMINVDRRVGSCGLPLSLYDIKVVDDTGAEVPAGEVGEIVAKANQPELGFIGYYRNEATTAETQRDGWLLTGDLARRDEDGFFFYAGRKKEMLRRRGINISAWEVEQVVSKHPSIAECALIGVPSELGEDDLKIVVRLVDGASLDQMELIDFCEARMPYYQVPRYIEQIGEFPKTPTQRIRKKELSRSVAGVWDLEASGRVIAKSKAKA from the coding sequence ATGCGCAACTCCGTACCGATGGACCTCGTTGACAGTGTCCTGTTCCGCGACACCCTTGCCCGCCGGGCCGCGGAAGAGCCGGATGCAACCTTTCTGAAGTTTCGAGACGAGACCTACACAATCGCCCAGATCAACGCGTCGGCGAACCGCGTGGCGAATGCGCTTCTCGCCAGCGGGCTGCGCCCCGGGGACCGCGTGGGCCTGATGCTGCCCAGCCATCCCGACCACATCGTTGCGATTTTCGCCACGATGAAGGCGGGGCTGGTGCGCGTGCCGGTCAACGTTCACGCCAAGGGCCCATCGCTTGCCCACTACTTCACGGCCTACGACCTGTCGGCGCTGATTGCCGACGAGTCGTATCGCGGCCAGTTGGGCGAGGCCTTTGCCGAAGTCACCTCCCCCAGGGTCATCTGGCGCGGCACCCCGGACAAGGAGAGTTTCGAGGCCATCATGGCGGCGGCAAGCGATGAGGAACCCACGGCCCATTTCGGCCCCGACGACGTTCTTGCCCTGACCCCGAGTTCGGGCACGACCGGCGCCCCGAAGGGTGTGCTGAAATCCGACCGAACCTTGCGTGCCGGCCCCTTGGCGGTGCTGCAGGTCACCTCCGCGCGCCCCGGCGATGTGTTCTTGCTGTGGGAGCCGCTGCACCACGGCGCCGGTGTCGCGGTTGTCATCGCCGCCGTCCTGGGCAAGATCACGTTGGCAATGGTGGAACGCTTCAGCGCCTCGAACTTCTGGAGCGACGTACGCCGCCACAGCGTGACCCATATCCACTATCTCGGCGGCGTCTTGCCCCTTCTGCTGAAGCAGCCCCCCAGTGACCGCGACCGCGATCACACCGTGCGCATCGCCTGGGGCGGCGGGTGCCCGCCCGAGATCTGGAAAGAGGTCGAAGAGCGCTTCGGCGTCACGCTACGCGAAGGTTATGGCCTTTCCGAGCTTATCACCTTCGTGATGATAAATGTCGACCGCCGTGTCGGGTCCTGCGGGCTGCCGCTATCGCTCTATGACATCAAGGTCGTGGATGATACCGGGGCAGAGGTTCCCGCGGGCGAAGTCGGCGAGATCGTGGCGAAGGCCAACCAGCCCGAGCTTGGGTTCATCGGCTACTACCGCAACGAGGCCACGACGGCAGAAACGCAGCGCGACGGCTGGCTGCTGACTGGCGACCTGGCGCGACGTGACGAGGACGGATTCTTCTTCTATGCGGGCCGCAAGAAAGAGATGTTGCGCCGCCGGGGCATCAATATCTCTGCCTGGGAAGTGGAACAGGTCGTCAGCAAGCACCCAAGCATTGCGGAATGCGCCCTGATCGGCGTGCCGAGCGAGCTTGGCGAGGACGATCTGAAGATCGTCGTGCGCTTGGTCGATGGTGCCAGCCTTGACCAGATGGAGCTGATCGACTTCTGCGAGGCGCGGATGCCCTATTATCAGGTGCCCCGCTATATCGAACAGATCGGCGAGTTTCCCAAAACACCCACGCAGCGCATCCGCAAGAAAGAGCTGTCCCGTTCCGTGGCCGGTGTCTGGGATCTCGAGGCGTCTGGCCGCGTCATCGCCAAGAGCAAGGCCAAGGCATGA
- a CDS encoding enoyl-CoA hydratase/isomerase family protein → MSMAVEGCDYVRVDHDGGMLACLVIDRPHKRNALDRAGWHALGTALTRLGADRNLRCLIVTGVPGAFCAGDDIPAFAAVQDDAVARQGYWDTIMRCYAAISAVPVPVIAAIDGPCIGGGCTLALRADFRIAGPEASFAVPPARLGLVYPADSTALLAHVVGDSFARYMLYSGQRIGAERAVSTGLAMDAGASSGLAMARELAMEFAHSAPLSVRASKLVLNAVAAGKLDQVRDEVELLSHLAEQSADRREGTAAFKAKRLPKFSGN, encoded by the coding sequence ATGAGCATGGCAGTCGAAGGCTGCGACTATGTCAGGGTCGATCACGATGGCGGCATGCTGGCATGCTTGGTGATCGACCGGCCGCACAAGCGCAATGCACTGGACCGCGCGGGATGGCACGCGCTTGGCACCGCGCTCACCCGCCTTGGTGCTGACAGAAACCTGCGGTGCCTGATCGTGACCGGCGTGCCGGGCGCCTTCTGCGCTGGCGACGATATCCCGGCCTTTGCGGCCGTGCAGGACGATGCCGTGGCGCGGCAAGGCTATTGGGACACGATCATGCGCTGCTACGCCGCGATCAGCGCTGTCCCCGTCCCCGTCATCGCGGCCATCGACGGGCCCTGCATCGGTGGGGGCTGCACTCTTGCGCTGCGCGCCGACTTCCGGATCGCTGGTCCCGAAGCGTCATTCGCGGTTCCGCCGGCACGGCTGGGACTGGTCTATCCCGCCGACAGCACCGCGCTTCTGGCGCATGTCGTCGGGGACAGTTTCGCGCGCTATATGCTCTATTCCGGCCAGAGGATCGGTGCAGAGCGTGCCGTCTCGACTGGGCTGGCAATGGATGCAGGCGCAAGCAGCGGGCTTGCGATGGCGCGCGAGCTGGCGATGGAATTTGCCCATAGCGCGCCCCTCTCGGTCCGGGCATCGAAGCTGGTCCTGAATGCCGTCGCCGCGGGCAAGCTGGATCAGGTGCGAGATGAGGTCGAGCTACTCTCGCATCTGGCCGAGCAGAGCGCGGACCGGCGCGAGGGAACTGCAGCCTTCAAGGCGAAAAGACTGCCGAAGTTCAGCGGGAATTGA
- a CDS encoding IclR family transcriptional regulator — translation MTKSPVADMDRDPAGADPRLFIQSVRKAMIVLEAFNADEPAMTLQQLTERTRLGRSATQRFVHTLEMLQYLKRDPKTLRYQLSNRAFLFVRSILSANSALERSFHLLSRLTEKTGETVSWLERDGGAAVVIGTVPSPNRTAIILPVGTRLGLPGSCAGLFLLDSSTPPSQAMSDALARGWAMAEADLDRGSLSVAAPVRDVRGKIIAVINVSILRDRMAPAEAQKLVVPALLEVSQEASQLLLG, via the coding sequence ATGACCAAATCACCCGTGGCCGATATGGACCGCGATCCCGCAGGGGCTGATCCCCGCCTGTTCATCCAGTCTGTTCGCAAGGCGATGATCGTGCTGGAGGCATTCAACGCCGACGAACCCGCCATGACACTTCAGCAGCTGACGGAGCGGACCAGGCTGGGGCGCAGCGCGACGCAACGGTTTGTCCACACTCTCGAGATGCTGCAATACCTCAAGCGGGATCCCAAGACCCTGCGCTACCAGCTGTCGAACCGTGCCTTCCTGTTCGTGCGCAGCATACTTTCCGCCAATTCCGCGCTCGAGCGATCCTTCCACCTTCTGTCGCGTCTGACCGAGAAGACCGGCGAAACCGTATCCTGGCTGGAGCGCGACGGCGGCGCGGCCGTCGTCATCGGCACGGTGCCCAGCCCGAACAGGACGGCCATCATCCTTCCGGTCGGCACCCGTCTGGGCCTTCCCGGTTCCTGCGCCGGGCTGTTTCTTCTCGACAGCTCCACCCCGCCATCACAGGCCATGTCCGATGCGCTGGCCCGTGGCTGGGCTATGGCCGAAGCTGACCTTGATCGCGGCAGCCTGTCGGTGGCAGCCCCCGTGAGGGATGTTAGGGGCAAGATCATTGCCGTAATCAACGTGTCGATCCTGCGGGACCGGATGGCCCCCGCCGAGGCGCAGAAGCTGGTCGTGCCGGCCCTCCTCGAGGTCAGCCAGGAGGCAAGCCAACTGCTTCTGGGCTGA
- a CDS encoding IclR family transcriptional regulator — MSSAAEREDEMADTQDQSAGLSAEQELDRRLYVQVVERNMTVLQSFDGGRSSLSLSEIAERSGIGRSAVQRIVYTLSHLGYLRRDEATQRFGLSSQILQICGGMFGSETADPEILSALQALAVETGESTAWIGREADEIIILQSVRSRHFSHVSLPVGKRFGAVTAASGQIFLAYDDLKDAETAFNRAANTARERLNIADFGAYSQLLGRVKDRGYALTEKAEDLYSLSMSLAVIGADGLPVGAVNVSALQSRLPKAEAEARLLEPMRSAVRRIAQALGL, encoded by the coding sequence ATGTCGAGCGCGGCAGAACGTGAGGATGAAATGGCCGACACTCAAGATCAAAGCGCTGGATTGTCTGCTGAACAAGAACTGGACCGGCGCCTTTACGTGCAGGTGGTAGAGCGCAACATGACGGTTCTGCAATCGTTCGACGGTGGCAGAAGTTCGCTTTCCCTGTCCGAGATTGCCGAACGCAGCGGTATCGGACGAAGCGCCGTTCAGCGTATCGTCTATACCTTGTCGCATTTGGGATATCTGCGCCGGGACGAGGCGACCCAGCGGTTCGGGCTTTCATCCCAGATCCTGCAGATCTGTGGGGGCATGTTTGGCAGCGAGACTGCCGATCCTGAGATCCTTTCGGCACTGCAGGCCCTTGCGGTTGAGACCGGCGAGTCTACTGCCTGGATCGGCCGGGAAGCAGACGAAATCATCATCTTGCAGTCGGTGCGGAGTCGTCATTTCAGCCATGTCAGCCTGCCGGTCGGAAAACGGTTTGGCGCCGTGACCGCAGCTTCTGGCCAGATATTCCTAGCCTATGATGACCTCAAGGATGCTGAGACTGCTTTCAATCGGGCCGCAAACACTGCCCGTGAACGCCTGAACATTGCGGATTTCGGCGCCTACTCTCAGTTGCTTGGCCGGGTAAAGGACCGGGGCTATGCTTTGACCGAAAAGGCCGAAGACCTGTACAGCCTGTCGATGTCGCTTGCAGTTATCGGTGCAGACGGCCTGCCGGTCGGAGCCGTCAACGTGTCGGCGCTCCAAAGCAGATTGCCCAAAGCGGAAGCCGAGGCGCGCTTGTTGGAGCCGATGCGATCAGCAGTCAGACGGATTGCGCAGGCGCTCGGCCTTTAG
- the arsH gene encoding arsenical resistance protein ArsH: protein MTDTPHLDAALLPGIDRDALLAPAISTHPPRILLLYGSLRPRSFSRLTAEEAGRILTHLGAEVRIFNPSGLPLVDEPGADMTKVEELRAAVMWCEGMVWSSPERHGAMTGLMKTQIDWIPLSQGAVRPTQGKTLAVMQVSGGSQSFNAVNQMRLLGRWMRLITIPNQSSVAKAYQEFGEDDRMRPSPYYDRIVDVMEELVRFTLLTRDRAGELVNRYSERKEAAEALHARLNLGKAL, encoded by the coding sequence ATGACCGATACCCCACATCTGGACGCCGCGCTCTTGCCAGGCATCGACCGCGACGCCCTGCTGGCCCCCGCAATCTCCACCCACCCGCCACGGATCCTGCTGCTCTACGGCTCGCTACGCCCCCGCAGTTTCAGCCGGCTGACGGCCGAAGAGGCCGGGCGCATTCTCACCCACCTTGGCGCCGAGGTGCGGATCTTCAACCCGTCGGGCCTGCCGCTGGTCGACGAGCCCGGCGCCGACATGACCAAGGTCGAGGAACTGCGCGCGGCGGTGATGTGGTGCGAGGGGATGGTCTGGTCCTCGCCCGAGCGCCACGGCGCGATGACCGGCCTGATGAAGACACAGATCGACTGGATCCCGCTGTCACAGGGCGCGGTGCGCCCGACGCAGGGCAAGACGCTGGCGGTGATGCAGGTCTCGGGCGGCTCACAAAGCTTTAATGCGGTGAACCAGATGCGGCTGCTGGGGCGCTGGATGCGGCTCATCACCATTCCCAACCAGTCGTCTGTGGCAAAGGCGTATCAGGAGTTCGGCGAGGATGACCGTATGCGCCCCTCGCCCTATTACGACCGGATCGTGGATGTGATGGAAGAGCTGGTGAGATTTACCCTGCTGACCCGTGACCGCGCCGGTGAGCTGGTGAACCGTTATTCCGAGCGCAAGGAGGCCGCCGAAGCACTTCACGCGCGGCTGAACCTCGGCAAGGCGCTGTAA